From one Mycobacterium colombiense CECT 3035 genomic stretch:
- the thyX gene encoding FAD-dependent thymidylate synthase, which yields MAEIAPLRVQLIAKTDFLAPPDVPWSTDADGGPALVEFAGRACYQSWSKPNPRTATNAGYIKHIIDVGHFSVLEHASASFYITGVSRSLTHELIRHRHFSYSQLSQRYVPEKDSHVVVPPGMEDDPELQQILAAAADASRATYTELLAKLEAKFADQPNAVLRRKQARQAARAVLPNATETRIVVTGNYRAWRHFIAMRASEHADVEIRRLAIECLRQLAGVAPAVFADFEISTLADGTEVATSPLATEA from the coding sequence GTGGCCGAGATCGCGCCGCTGCGCGTGCAACTGATCGCCAAGACCGACTTCTTGGCGCCCCCGGACGTGCCGTGGAGCACCGACGCCGACGGCGGCCCCGCGCTGGTGGAGTTCGCCGGCCGGGCCTGCTATCAAAGCTGGTCGAAGCCCAACCCAAGGACCGCGACCAACGCCGGCTACATCAAGCACATCATCGACGTCGGCCACTTCTCGGTGCTCGAGCACGCGAGCGCGTCGTTCTACATCACCGGCGTCTCGCGGTCGTTGACGCACGAGCTGATCCGCCACCGGCACTTCTCCTACTCGCAGCTCTCCCAGCGCTACGTCCCGGAGAAGGACTCGCACGTCGTCGTGCCGCCGGGCATGGAAGACGATCCGGAACTGCAGCAGATCCTGGCCGCGGCCGCCGACGCCAGCCGCGCCACCTACACCGAGCTGCTGGCGAAACTCGAGGCGAAGTTCGCCGACCAGCCGAATGCGGTGCTGCGGCGCAAGCAGGCCCGCCAGGCCGCCCGCGCCGTGCTGCCCAACGCGACCGAGACCCGCATCGTCGTGACCGGCAACTACCGGGCGTGGCGGCACTTCATCGCCATGCGCGCCAGCGAGCACGCCGACGTGGAAATCCGCCGGCTCGCCATCGAGTGCCTGCGCCAGCTGGCGGGCGTGGCGCCCGCGGTGTTCGCCGACTTCGAGATCTCCACGCTGGCCGACGGCACGGAGGTCGCGACCAGCCCGCTGGCCACCGAGGCCTGA
- the pgsA gene encoding CDP-diacylglycerol--glycerol-3-phosphate 3-phosphatidyltransferase — protein sequence MVGRANIANLANTLTLLRLVLVPVFLLALFAGDGHQNGFRVVAFVIFAAACITDRLDGLLARNYGMATEFGAFVDPIADKTLVGSALIGLSMLGELPWWVTVLILAREFGVTVLRLIVIRRGVIPASWGGKVKTVVQVLAIGLFILPWAGTPGLFRVIAAVVMGAAVVLTVITGIDYVVSTVREVRRTPA from the coding sequence ATGGTAGGCCGCGCGAACATAGCCAACCTCGCCAATACGTTGACCCTGTTGCGGCTCGTGCTGGTGCCCGTCTTCCTGCTTGCGCTGTTCGCCGGAGACGGCCACCAAAACGGTTTCCGCGTGGTGGCTTTCGTCATCTTCGCGGCCGCCTGCATCACCGATCGGCTGGACGGCCTGCTGGCCCGCAACTACGGCATGGCGACCGAATTCGGCGCATTCGTCGATCCGATCGCGGACAAGACGCTGGTGGGGTCGGCGCTGATCGGGCTCTCCATGCTCGGCGAACTGCCATGGTGGGTCACGGTGCTGATCCTGGCCCGCGAATTCGGGGTCACCGTGCTGCGGCTGATCGTCATCCGCCGCGGCGTCATACCGGCCAGCTGGGGCGGCAAAGTCAAGACCGTGGTGCAGGTGCTGGCCATCGGATTGTTCATACTGCCGTGGGCGGGAACGCCGGGGCTCTTCCGGGTGATCGCCGCGGTGGTGATGGGCGCGGCGGTCGTGCTGACCGTGATCACCGGGATCGACTATGTCGTGTCGACCGTTCGGGAAGTGCGCCGCACGCCCGCCTGA
- a CDS encoding amino-acid N-acetyltransferase, with amino-acid sequence MSILLAVSTSPQRPHPLVRRARTSDVPAIKNLVDTYAGKILLEKNLVTLYEAVQEFWVAEHEGQVVGCGALHVMWSDLGEVRTVAVAPALTGHGIGHAIVDRLLEVARELQLKRLFVLTFETEFFARHGFTEIEGTPVTAEVFEEMCRSYDIGVAEFLDLSYVKPNILGNSRMLLRL; translated from the coding sequence ATGTCGATACTGTTAGCCGTGAGCACAAGTCCGCAGCGCCCTCATCCGCTGGTTCGGCGCGCGCGAACGTCCGACGTGCCGGCCATCAAAAACCTGGTCGACACCTACGCGGGAAAGATCCTGCTGGAGAAGAACCTCGTGACGCTCTACGAGGCTGTCCAGGAGTTTTGGGTGGCCGAGCATGAGGGCCAGGTGGTCGGTTGCGGGGCGCTGCACGTGATGTGGTCGGACCTCGGCGAGGTCCGCACCGTCGCGGTCGCCCCGGCGCTGACCGGACACGGCATCGGCCACGCGATCGTCGACCGGCTGCTCGAAGTCGCCCGCGAGCTGCAGTTGAAGCGGCTGTTCGTGTTGACGTTCGAAACCGAGTTCTTCGCCCGGCATGGATTCACCGAGATCGAGGGCACGCCAGTCACCGCCGAGGTGTTCGAGGAGATGTGCCGCTCCTACGACATCGGCGTCGCGGAGTTCCTCGACCTGAGCTACGTCAAGCCGAACATCCTCGGCAACTCGCGGATGCTGTTGAGGCTCTAG
- a CDS encoding SAM-dependent methyltransferase: MARNPVAQTAFGPMVLAAVEQNEPPGRRLVDDDFAELFLPGPLRWLVGATRFAPVRRLMIRGSEFTGPGLWANLACRKRFIADKLKESIDDINAVVILGAGLDTRAYLLTRRVRIPVFEVDLPVNVARKFKTVRRVLGELPLSVRLVALNLEHDDLLTSLAEHGYRTDYRVFFICEGVTQYLTEATVRRTLDGLRATAPGSRLVFTYVRRDFIDGTNRYGTRTLYRTVRQRRQLWRFGLQPDEVEAFLGGYGWRLVEQAGPDELAQRYVEPTGRKLKASQLEWSAYAEKI, encoded by the coding sequence ATGGCACGAAACCCGGTTGCGCAGACTGCATTTGGCCCGATGGTGCTCGCCGCCGTCGAGCAGAACGAGCCGCCCGGGCGCCGCCTGGTCGACGACGACTTCGCCGAGCTCTTCCTGCCCGGCCCGCTGCGGTGGCTGGTCGGGGCGACCCGGTTCGCGCCGGTTCGCCGGCTGATGATCCGCGGCTCGGAGTTCACCGGTCCGGGATTGTGGGCAAACCTGGCCTGCCGCAAGCGGTTTATCGCCGACAAGCTCAAGGAGTCGATCGACGACATCAACGCCGTCGTCATCCTCGGGGCGGGGCTGGACACCCGCGCCTACCTGTTGACGCGGCGGGTGCGCATCCCAGTGTTCGAGGTCGATCTGCCGGTGAACGTCGCCAGGAAGTTCAAGACGGTGCGCCGGGTGCTCGGCGAGCTGCCGCTGTCGGTGCGGTTGGTGGCGTTGAACCTCGAGCACGACGACCTGCTCACCTCGCTCGCCGAGCACGGCTATCGCACCGACTACCGGGTGTTCTTCATCTGCGAAGGCGTCACCCAGTACCTCACCGAGGCGACGGTGCGGCGCACGCTGGACGGGCTGCGCGCGACCGCACCCGGCAGCCGTTTGGTGTTCACCTACGTCCGTAGGGATTTCATCGACGGCACCAACCGGTATGGCACCCGCACGCTGTATCGCACCGTGCGCCAGCGGCGCCAGCTGTGGCGTTTCGGGCTGCAGCCCGACGAGGTCGAGGCGTTCCTGGGCGGGTACGGCTGGCGGCTGGTGGAGCAGGCCGGGCCCGACGAGCTCGCCCAGCGCTATGTCGAGCCCACCGGCCGCAAACTCAAAGCCTCGCAACTGGAGTGGTCGGCCTACGCCGAGAAGATCTAG
- a CDS encoding ribonuclease J — MDVDLAPPGPLAAGGLRVTALGGISEIGRNMTVFEHLGRLLIVDCGVMFPTHDEPGVDLILPDLRHISDRLDDIEALVLTHAHEDHIGGIPFLLKLRPDIPVVGSKFTLALVAAKCREHRLKPVFVEVAEGQKSTHGVFECQYFAVNHSIPDALAIAVHTGAGTILHTGDIKLDQLPLDGRPTDLPGMSRLGDAGVDLFLCDSTNSEHPGVGPSESEVGPTLHRLIRGADGRVIVACFASNVDRVQQIIDAAVALGRRVSFVGRSMVRNMGIARELGFLRVADSDVIDIGAAEMMPPEKVVLITTGTQGEPMSALSRMSRGEHRSITLTAGDLVVLASSLIPGNEEAVYGVIDELAKIGARVVTNAQARVHVSGHAYAGELLFLYNGIRPRHVMPVHGTWRMLRANAKLAARTGVPEESILLAENGVSVDLVAGKASIAGAVPVGKMFVDGLINGDVGDITLGERLILSSGFVAVTVVVARGTGRPVAPPHLQSRGFSEDPKALEPAVRRVEAELEALLAENITDPSRIAQGVRRTVGKWVGETYRRQPMIVPTVIEV, encoded by the coding sequence GTGGATGTAGACCTCGCCCCGCCAGGCCCCTTGGCCGCGGGAGGGTTGCGGGTCACCGCTCTTGGCGGCATCAGCGAAATCGGCCGCAACATGACGGTTTTCGAGCACCTGGGCCGGCTGTTGATCGTCGACTGCGGGGTGATGTTCCCCACCCACGACGAGCCCGGCGTCGATCTGATCCTGCCGGATCTGCGTCACATCTCCGACCGGCTCGACGACATCGAGGCGCTGGTGCTCACCCACGCCCACGAGGACCACATCGGCGGCATTCCGTTCCTGCTCAAGCTGCGCCCCGACATCCCGGTGGTCGGTTCGAAGTTCACGCTGGCGCTGGTCGCGGCGAAGTGCCGCGAGCACCGCCTCAAGCCGGTGTTCGTCGAGGTGGCCGAGGGGCAGAAGAGCACCCACGGCGTGTTCGAATGCCAGTACTTCGCCGTCAACCACTCCATCCCCGACGCGCTGGCGATCGCGGTACACACCGGCGCGGGGACGATTCTGCACACCGGCGACATCAAGCTCGACCAACTTCCGCTGGACGGGCGGCCCACCGACCTGCCCGGCATGTCCCGGCTCGGCGACGCCGGGGTGGACCTTTTCCTTTGTGACTCAACCAATTCCGAGCATCCAGGCGTCGGGCCGTCGGAAAGCGAAGTGGGCCCGACGCTGCACCGTTTGATCCGCGGCGCCGACGGCCGGGTGATCGTGGCGTGCTTCGCGTCCAACGTGGACCGGGTGCAGCAGATCATCGATGCGGCAGTCGCTTTGGGCCGGCGGGTATCGTTCGTCGGCCGATCCATGGTGCGCAACATGGGCATCGCCCGCGAGCTCGGCTTTTTGCGGGTGGCCGATTCGGACGTGATCGACATCGGCGCCGCCGAGATGATGCCGCCCGAGAAGGTGGTGCTGATCACCACCGGCACCCAGGGCGAACCGATGTCGGCGCTGTCGCGGATGTCGCGCGGCGAGCACCGCAGCATCACGCTGACCGCGGGTGACCTGGTGGTGTTGGCGTCGTCGCTGATCCCGGGCAACGAGGAAGCGGTCTACGGCGTCATCGACGAACTCGCCAAGATCGGGGCCCGCGTCGTCACCAATGCCCAAGCGCGCGTGCATGTTTCGGGCCACGCGTACGCCGGGGAATTGTTGTTCCTGTACAACGGGATTCGGCCGCGTCACGTCATGCCGGTGCACGGGACGTGGCGCATGCTGCGCGCCAACGCCAAACTGGCGGCCCGCACCGGCGTGCCGGAGGAGTCGATCCTGCTGGCCGAGAACGGGGTGAGCGTCGACCTGGTCGCGGGCAAGGCCTCGATCGCCGGCGCGGTGCCGGTCGGCAAGATGTTCGTCGACGGCCTGATCAACGGCGACGTCGGCGACATCACGTTGGGCGAGCGGCTCATTCTGTCGTCGGGTTTCGTGGCGGTGACCGTGGTGGTCGCGCGCGGCACCGGGCGTCCGGTCGCCCCGCCGCACCTGCAATCGCGCGGATTCTCCGAGGATCCCAAAGCGCTCGAGCCCGCGGTGCGCAGGGTGGAGGCGGAGCTGGAAGCGCTGCTGGCCGAGAACATCACCGATCCGAGCCGCATCGCCCAGGGCGTGCGGCGCACCGTCGGCAAATGGGTGGGCGAGACCTACCGCAGGCAGCCGATGATCGTGCCGACCGTCATCGAGGTCTAG
- the pspA gene encoding phage shock protein PspA, with the protein MANPFVKAWKYLTALFNAKIDEHADPKVQIQQAIEEAQRTHQALTQQAAQVIGNQRQLEMRLNRQLADVEKLQVNVRQALTLADQATAAGDAAKATEYNNAAEAFAAQLVTAEQSVEDLKTLHDQALGAAAQAKKAVEQNAMVLQQKIAERTKLLSQLEQAKMQEQVSASLQSMSDLAAPGNVPSLDEVRDKIERRYANAIGAAELAQGSVQGRMLEVEQAGVQMAGHSRLEQIRASMRGEALPTGGTPAAGTTPATPAPAESAGGSVPEKPLGQ; encoded by the coding sequence ATGGCCAATCCGTTCGTCAAGGCGTGGAAGTACCTCACGGCGCTGTTCAACGCCAAGATCGACGAGCACGCAGACCCCAAGGTGCAGATCCAGCAGGCCATCGAGGAAGCGCAACGCACACACCAGGCGCTGACCCAGCAGGCCGCGCAGGTGATCGGCAACCAGCGCCAACTCGAGATGCGGCTCAACCGTCAGCTGGCGGACGTGGAGAAGCTGCAGGTGAACGTGCGTCAGGCGTTGACGCTGGCCGACCAGGCCACCGCGGCCGGTGACGCCGCGAAGGCCACCGAGTACAACAACGCCGCCGAGGCGTTCGCCGCCCAGCTGGTGACCGCCGAGCAGAGCGTCGAAGACCTCAAGACGCTGCACGACCAGGCGCTGGGCGCGGCCGCGCAGGCCAAGAAGGCGGTCGAGCAGAACGCCATGGTGCTGCAGCAGAAGATCGCCGAGCGCACCAAGCTGCTCAGCCAGCTCGAGCAGGCCAAGATGCAGGAGCAGGTGAGCGCCTCGCTGCAGTCGATGAGCGATCTGGCCGCCCCCGGCAACGTCCCCAGCCTCGACGAGGTGCGCGACAAGATCGAGCGCCGGTACGCGAACGCGATCGGGGCCGCCGAGCTCGCGCAGGGTTCGGTGCAGGGCCGGATGCTCGAGGTCGAGCAGGCCGGGGTGCAGATGGCCGGACATTCCCGGCTGGAGCAGATCCGCGCCTCGATGCGTGGCGAGGCCCTGCCGACCGGTGGGACGCCGGCCGCCGGGACGACGCCCGCCACTCCCGCGCCGGCGGAGAGCGCCGGCGGCTCGGTCCCCGAGAAGCCACTTGGCCAGTAG
- a CDS encoding mycofactocin-coupled SDR family oxidoreductase — protein MTRSSDEALKGPLKGRVAFITGAARGQGRAHAVRLAADGADIIAVDLCDQIASVPYSLATPDDLAATVKLVEDTGARVVARQGDVRDRDSLSAALQAGLDEFGRLDIVVANAGIAPMQSGDDGWRDVIDVNLTGVYHTIKVAIPTMVKQGTGGSIVLISSSAGLAGVGSPDAGSVGYAAAKHGVVGLMRVYANLLAGQMIRVNSIHPSGVETPMINNEFTREWLAKMAAGTDTPGAMGNAMPVEVLDVEDIANAVAWLVSDQARYITGVTLPVDAGFLNK, from the coding sequence ATGACCCGCTCGTCGGACGAAGCCCTGAAAGGGCCCTTGAAAGGGAGAGTCGCCTTCATCACCGGCGCCGCGCGCGGTCAGGGCCGCGCGCACGCGGTGCGACTGGCCGCCGACGGCGCAGACATCATCGCCGTCGACCTGTGCGACCAGATCGCCAGCGTCCCCTACTCGCTGGCCACGCCGGACGACCTGGCGGCCACCGTGAAGCTGGTGGAAGACACCGGCGCCCGCGTCGTCGCCCGGCAGGGTGACGTCCGCGACCGCGACTCGCTGTCGGCGGCGCTGCAGGCGGGCCTGGACGAGTTCGGCCGCCTGGACATCGTGGTGGCCAACGCGGGGATCGCCCCCATGCAATCCGGTGACGACGGCTGGCGCGACGTCATCGACGTCAACCTGACCGGCGTCTACCACACCATCAAGGTCGCGATACCCACGATGGTCAAGCAGGGCACCGGCGGTTCGATCGTGCTGATCAGTTCGAGCGCGGGGCTGGCCGGGGTCGGCAGCCCGGACGCCGGTTCGGTCGGCTACGCCGCGGCCAAGCACGGGGTGGTCGGGCTGATGCGCGTCTACGCGAATCTGCTTGCCGGGCAGATGATCCGGGTCAATTCAATCCACCCATCCGGGGTCGAGACACCGATGATCAACAACGAGTTCACCCGCGAATGGCTGGCCAAGATGGCCGCCGGGACGGACACACCGGGAGCCATGGGCAACGCCATGCCGGTCGAGGTGCTCGACGTCGAGGACATCGCCAACGCGGTGGCGTGGCTGGTGTCCGACCAGGCGCGCTACATCACCGGCGTAACCTTGCCGGTCGACGCGGGATTCCTGAACAAGTAG
- a CDS encoding putative quinol monooxygenase, whose protein sequence is MPVVVVATMTVKPESVDTVRDILTRAVEEVHDEPGCEIYSLHQSGETFVFVEQWADAEALKAHSTAPAVTKMFTAAGEHLDGPPDIKMLQPVPAGDPAKGQLRP, encoded by the coding sequence ATGCCCGTTGTCGTCGTCGCCACCATGACCGTCAAACCCGAGTCGGTCGACACCGTCCGCGACATCCTGACCCGGGCGGTCGAAGAAGTGCACGACGAGCCGGGCTGCGAGATCTACTCGCTGCACCAGTCGGGCGAGACCTTCGTGTTCGTCGAGCAGTGGGCCGACGCCGAGGCGCTCAAGGCGCACAGCACCGCGCCGGCGGTCACCAAGATGTTCACCGCGGCCGGCGAACACCTGGACGGGCCCCCCGACATCAAGATGCTGCAGCCGGTCCCCGCGGGCGACCCGGCCAAGGGACAGCTGCGGCCCTGA
- a CDS encoding FtsK/SpoIIIE family DNA translocase, whose translation MPSKTAARSGSRTSRSKATSRASGSRGARPAAPRKKVSKPARRRNHAPLVGAGLACGRAARAVWLMAARGTGGAARSIGRAHDIDPGHRRDGIALLLLGFSVVVVASSWFHAAGPVGTWVDTLLRTFLGAGVLALPVATAAVAVTLMRTEPNPEVRPRLILGATLITLSVLGLRHLWSGSPGDPEARRRAAGFIGFAIGGPLSDGLTPWIAAPLLFIGFMFGLLLLTGTTIREVPVVMRNLFHTRFVDEDYDDEPYDYADEFADTAEAEPANYYDDAPAVPDEAPPAWSPDDDAQAALQDDIPTVPEPAIQPGARRDRKRGRSGKHDTVELDRVVEGPYTLPSLSLLVAGDPPKKRSAANNVMADAITEVLTQFKVDAAVTGCTRGPTVTRYEVELGPGVKVEKITALQKNIAYAVATESVRMLAPIPGKSAVGIEVPNTDREMVRLADVLTAPSTRRDHHPLVIGLGKDIEGDFISANLAKMPHLLVAGSTGSGKSSFVNSMLVSLLARATPEEVRMILIDPKMVELTPYEGIPHLITPIITQPKKAAAALAWLVEEMEQRYQDMQASRVRHIDDFNEKVRSGAITAPLGSQREYRPYPYVVAIVDELADLMMTAPRDVEDAIVRITQKARAAGIHLVLATQRPSVDVVTGLIKTNVPSRLAFATSSLTDSRVILDQAGAEKLIGMGDGLFLPMGANKPIRLQGAFITDEEIHAVVTACKDQAEPEYTDGVTTAKPTGERTDVDPDIGDDMDVFLQAVELVVSSQFGSTSMLQRKLRVGFAKAGRLMDLMETRGIVGPSEGSKAREVLIKPDELAGTLALIRGGADADGGDPED comes from the coding sequence ATGCCCAGTAAGACCGCCGCCCGCTCCGGAAGCCGAACGAGCAGGTCAAAGGCCACTTCGCGCGCCAGCGGGTCCCGGGGTGCGCGCCCGGCGGCGCCCCGCAAGAAGGTCAGCAAGCCCGCCAGGCGGCGCAACCACGCGCCGCTGGTCGGCGCCGGGCTCGCCTGCGGCCGTGCAGCGCGCGCCGTCTGGCTGATGGCCGCCCGGGGAACCGGCGGCGCGGCCCGGTCGATCGGGCGGGCCCACGACATCGACCCCGGCCACCGCCGCGACGGCATCGCGCTGCTGTTGCTGGGCTTTTCCGTGGTGGTCGTCGCGAGCTCGTGGTTCCACGCCGCCGGACCGGTCGGCACCTGGGTCGACACGCTGCTGCGGACCTTCCTCGGCGCGGGTGTGCTCGCGCTGCCGGTCGCCACCGCCGCGGTGGCGGTGACCCTGATGCGCACCGAGCCCAACCCCGAGGTGCGCCCGCGGCTGATCCTGGGCGCCACCCTGATCACGCTGTCGGTCCTCGGCCTGCGCCACCTGTGGTCCGGTTCGCCGGGAGACCCCGAAGCGCGCCGGCGCGCGGCCGGTTTCATCGGCTTCGCCATCGGCGGGCCGCTCTCGGACGGGCTCACACCCTGGATCGCCGCGCCCTTGTTGTTCATCGGCTTCATGTTCGGCCTGTTGCTGCTCACCGGCACCACCATCCGCGAAGTGCCCGTGGTGATGCGCAACCTGTTCCACACCCGGTTCGTCGACGAGGACTACGACGACGAGCCCTACGACTACGCGGACGAGTTCGCCGACACCGCCGAGGCGGAGCCCGCCAACTATTACGACGACGCGCCCGCCGTCCCGGACGAGGCGCCGCCGGCGTGGTCGCCCGACGACGACGCCCAGGCCGCGCTGCAGGACGACATCCCCACCGTGCCCGAGCCGGCAATTCAGCCAGGTGCGCGGCGCGACCGCAAGCGCGGCCGGTCCGGCAAGCACGACACCGTCGAGCTGGACCGGGTCGTCGAGGGCCCCTACACGCTGCCGTCGCTGAGCCTGCTGGTGGCGGGCGATCCGCCCAAGAAGCGCAGCGCCGCCAACAACGTCATGGCCGACGCCATCACCGAGGTACTGACCCAGTTCAAGGTGGACGCGGCCGTCACCGGCTGCACCCGCGGGCCCACCGTCACCCGCTACGAGGTGGAGCTCGGGCCGGGGGTGAAGGTCGAGAAGATCACCGCGCTGCAGAAGAACATCGCCTACGCGGTGGCCACCGAGAGCGTCCGCATGCTGGCCCCCATCCCCGGCAAGTCGGCCGTGGGCATCGAGGTGCCCAACACCGACCGGGAAATGGTGCGGCTGGCCGACGTGCTCACCGCGCCGTCGACCCGGCGCGACCACCACCCGCTGGTGATCGGGCTCGGCAAGGACATCGAGGGCGACTTCATCTCGGCCAACCTGGCCAAGATGCCGCACCTGCTGGTGGCCGGCTCGACCGGTTCGGGTAAGTCCAGCTTCGTCAACTCGATGCTGGTATCGCTGCTGGCGCGCGCCACCCCCGAAGAGGTCAGGATGATCCTGATCGACCCGAAGATGGTGGAACTCACGCCGTACGAAGGCATTCCGCATCTGATCACGCCGATCATCACCCAGCCCAAGAAGGCGGCGGCCGCGCTGGCGTGGCTGGTGGAGGAGATGGAGCAGCGCTACCAGGACATGCAGGCGTCCCGGGTGCGGCACATCGACGACTTCAACGAGAAGGTCCGCTCCGGTGCCATCACCGCGCCGCTGGGCAGCCAGCGCGAGTACCGGCCCTACCCGTACGTGGTGGCGATCGTCGACGAGCTGGCCGACCTGATGATGACCGCGCCGCGCGACGTCGAGGACGCCATCGTGCGGATCACCCAAAAGGCCCGCGCCGCAGGCATTCACCTGGTGCTGGCCACCCAGCGCCCGTCGGTGGACGTGGTCACCGGTCTGATCAAAACCAACGTGCCGTCGCGGCTGGCGTTCGCCACGTCGTCGCTGACCGACAGCCGCGTCATCCTGGACCAGGCCGGCGCCGAAAAGCTGATCGGCATGGGCGACGGTTTGTTCCTGCCGATGGGCGCCAACAAGCCGATCCGGCTGCAGGGCGCCTTCATCACCGACGAGGAGATCCACGCCGTCGTCACCGCCTGCAAGGACCAGGCCGAACCCGAGTACACCGACGGCGTCACCACCGCCAAGCCCACCGGCGAACGCACCGACGTCGACCCCGACATCGGCGACGACATGGACGTGTTCCTGCAGGCCGTCGAGTTGGTGGTGTCCAGCCAGTTCGGCTCCACGTCGATGCTGCAGCGCAAGCTACGCGTCGGTTTCGCCAAGGCCGGCCGGCTGATGGACCTGATGGAGACCCGCGGCATCGTCGGGCCCTCGGAGGGCTCCAAGGCGCGCGAGGTGCTGATCAAGCCCGACGAACTGGCCGGAACGCTGGCCCTGATCCGGGGCGGCGCCGACGCCGACGGGGGCGATCCAGAGGACTAG
- the clgR gene encoding transcriptional regulator ClgR produces the protein MPPLVREVIGDVLREARTTQGRTLREVSDSARVSLGYLSEVERGRKEPSSELLNAICDALDVPLSSVLTHAGERMASEERAAVGAATDGASGTSIKVVIPPVASLALA, from the coding sequence ATGCCGCCATTGGTGCGAGAGGTCATCGGCGACGTGCTGCGCGAGGCGCGCACGACACAGGGCCGGACGCTGCGCGAGGTGTCCGATTCGGCGCGGGTGAGCCTCGGTTACCTGTCCGAGGTGGAGCGCGGCCGCAAGGAGCCCTCCAGCGAGCTGCTGAACGCGATCTGCGACGCGCTGGACGTCCCGTTGTCGTCGGTTCTCACCCACGCCGGCGAGCGGATGGCCAGCGAGGAGCGGGCGGCCGTCGGCGCGGCCACGGACGGCGCGAGCGGCACCAGCATCAAGGTCGTCATCCCGCCGGTGGCGTCGTTGGCGCTGGCCTGA
- the dapA gene encoding 4-hydroxy-tetrahydrodipicolinate synthase, translating to MSTVGFDAPARLGTVLTAMVTPFRPDGSVDTAAAAQLANHLIDAGCDGLVISGTTGESPTTTDDEKRELLRVVLEAVGDRARVIAGAGTYDTAHSVRLAKTCAAEGAHGLLVVTPYYSKPPQSGLIAHFTTVADATELPVLLYDIPPRSVIPIQPETIRALAAHPNIVGIKDAKADLHSGGQIIAETGLAYYSGDDALNLPWLAMGATGFISVISHVAAGQLREMLSAFSSGDIATARKINATVAPLCDAMARLGGVTMSKAGLRLQGIEVGDPRLPQMPATPEQLDALAADMRAASVLR from the coding sequence GTGAGCACGGTCGGATTCGACGCCCCAGCGCGGTTGGGAACTGTGCTGACCGCGATGGTCACACCGTTTCGCCCGGACGGCTCCGTTGATACCGCCGCGGCCGCCCAGCTGGCCAATCACCTGATCGACGCGGGCTGCGACGGGCTGGTGATCTCCGGAACCACCGGCGAGTCCCCGACCACCACCGACGACGAGAAGCGAGAGCTGCTGCGCGTCGTGCTGGAGGCGGTCGGCGACCGGGCCCGCGTCATCGCCGGCGCGGGCACGTACGACACCGCCCACAGCGTCCGGCTGGCCAAGACCTGTGCGGCCGAGGGCGCGCACGGCCTGCTGGTGGTCACCCCGTACTACTCGAAGCCGCCGCAGAGCGGGCTGATCGCCCACTTCACCACCGTCGCCGACGCGACCGAGCTGCCGGTGCTGCTCTACGACATCCCACCGCGTTCGGTGATACCGATCCAGCCCGAGACCATCCGTGCGCTGGCCGCCCACCCGAACATCGTCGGGATCAAGGACGCGAAGGCCGACCTGCACAGCGGTGGCCAGATCATCGCCGAGACCGGCCTGGCCTACTACTCCGGCGACGACGCGCTGAACCTGCCGTGGCTGGCCATGGGCGCCACCGGATTCATCAGCGTGATTTCTCACGTGGCGGCCGGACAGCTGCGGGAAATGTTGTCCGCGTTCAGCTCCGGAGACATCGCCACCGCCCGCAAGATCAACGCCACCGTCGCCCCGCTGTGTGACGCGATGGCCCGCCTGGGTGGTGTGACGATGTCCAAGGCGGGCCTGCGCCTGCAGGGCATCGAGGTCGGCGATCCGCGGTTGCCGCAAATGCCCGCGACGCCAGAACAACTCGACGCGTTGGCCGCCGATATGCGCGCGGCCTCGGTGCTGCGGTGA